One window from the genome of Sphaerotilus microaerophilus encodes:
- a CDS encoding cadherin domain-containing protein produces the protein MATLNGSSGNDRLDASAMAEASLLLGGLGNDTLTGSVFDDTLEGGNGNDSLIGGLGNDLLTGGAGSDRFVVSAGKDTVTDLGTGDAFAVSAGAEAFISVTSSFTASSGTANSGAASLSTNGVNVNLAAATGSNGYLVVNNSGAAVSLTGSARDDTLVGGLGNDTLTGGAGNDVLTGGGGSDVFMVAGGSDTITDFSGGDGVVVSAGAVVNATVAATLVARNGTNNGLVNLTTDAIAINLSAITAGVGGFAIVNSSAAAGAVLIASGLRDTVLGGSGDDIIDGGKGYDLLQGGGGADSMLGGFGDDILQGGDGADSLNGGSGLDTLFGGGGGDTFVYASASDSFGPTYDTIADFAASSATGAVPSEADRIDLSALLGATDLVWGGKDSPIANGVWFRQYESANETWISADTNGSASLDPTSAEWVVRLTGLHDLSAADFIGVAQTGNPPEAADDHNTGDAVVEAGVAGGDATAIGNVLTNDGGTAGLAGVSISGVAPGAAYGPGAVSTGVAVSGGYGTLVLAADGIYEYVLDDSRAATEALAANQLAQDVFAYQLRNASGQTVQARLTVTISGSNDAPVLSLESGSGAMAEGTDASAGVLVTGLAASDVDAAAAPVLSLGGADAALFEIRTAPQGGLGLYFIGQPDFESGKVAYSVEVLAADGADGEVQVQRSFTLTIGNVDEAAPVITSGPVAAAIEENSGAGQVVYTVVADDSADISAGVSYSLGGEDAAAFTIDATTGEVKLTGNPDAETQASYQFEVVVTDVAGHATSQAVTLAINDVDEGVTPPTFSSGSQVEVNENQPIGSLVYTAVATAVSGAVTYSLGGADAAAFTLDGVSGEVHLAVSPDAELKADYQFEVTATDAAGHATSQAVSLAVGDLDEAAPVITSGPVAAAIEENSGAGQVVYTVVADDSADISAGVSYSLGGEDAAAFTIDATTGEVKLTGNPDAETQASYQFEVVVTDVAGHATSQAVSLAVADLDEVAPVITSGTVAAAIEENSGAGQVVYTVVADDSADISAGVSYSLGGVDAAAFTIDASTGEVKLTGNPDAETQASYQFEVTATDAAGHATSQAVSLAVVDLDEAAPVITSGPVAAAIEENSGAGQVVYTVVADDSADISAGVSYSLGGVDAAAFTIDASTGEVKLTGNPDAETQVSYQFEVTATDAAGHATSQAVSLAVVDLDEAAPVITSGPVAAAIEENSGAGQVVYTVVADDSADISAGVSYSLGGEDAAAFTIDATTGEVKLTGNPDAETQASYQFEVVVTDVAGHATSQAVTLAINDVDEGVTPPTFSSGSQVEVNENQPIGSLVYTAVATAVSGAVTYSLGGADAAAFTLDGVSGEVHLAVSPDAELKADYQFEVTATDAAGHATSQAVSLAVGDLDEAAPVITSGPVAAAIEENSGAGQVVYTVVADDSADISAGVSYSLGGEDAAAFTIDATTGEVRLTGNPDAETQAGYQFEVTATDAAGHATSRAVTLNVKDLSEAPRIRAEIAFSSSGFSFTVADEDVAGAISLVSPWSSLGPVNDGSTTTVILATPTIAKSGNLQVTDGHYITALDAILSTGTGNAEVLTVTGTGTSAVYGFNGADTLIGGVGVDFLYGGGSNDIFRNAAGTDVADGGSGTDTLQIGTTYVASTDASIVAVENIVVAGNSAAVLVDLSTQAEAFASITTSTFGDTIIGGGGADTLQGGIGADSLSGGLSADKISGGGGADTLVGGAGNDVLTGGGGLDTFYVDAGTDSVADLSESDVLVVSAGAKATVKVTASYTATSETTNSGTASLTSAGYAVDLSQVSFTAGGFSVTNSSAVGTTLIGSAGTDSLVGAGGNDSLCGGAGNDLLKGGAGNDVFHVDAGTDFVTDLGGADVLVIGSGAAAVVTVSSAYVATSATTNFGIATLTSTGQTIDLSAVGVSGNGFTITNGSRNATTFSGSAGSDSLNGGSGADTMSGGDGDDVLNGYAGADVLIGGQGSDTFVFSTKSVPIGVDRIADFTGGDDSILLNGVTLANAGPGVLDSTVNVTTAGFYGESISGADIIVLNLAPDLVNTSAKVDGVLNYQNGTFDGGVLILAYGGDVNNVALYYDPDANGTWMAPTLVYLFTNYTDIDQMGAQVVASDYILG, from the coding sequence GAGGGGGCGGATCGGACGTGTTCATGGTTGCAGGAGGCAGCGACACCATCACCGACTTCAGCGGGGGCGATGGCGTGGTGGTTTCTGCCGGGGCGGTGGTCAATGCCACAGTCGCAGCGACCCTGGTGGCGCGCAACGGCACCAACAACGGGCTGGTCAACCTCACCACGGATGCGATCGCGATCAATCTGTCTGCTATCACGGCAGGGGTGGGCGGTTTCGCCATCGTCAACAGTTCTGCCGCTGCAGGTGCGGTGTTGATCGCCAGCGGTTTGCGTGACACCGTTTTGGGAGGATCGGGCGACGACATCATTGATGGAGGCAAAGGGTACGACTTGCTGCAGGGGGGCGGTGGTGCCGATTCGATGTTGGGGGGATTTGGCGACGACATCCTGCAAGGTGGAGATGGTGCAGACAGCCTCAATGGTGGATCCGGTCTTGACACGTTGTTTGGAGGGGGGGGCGGCGATACCTTTGTGTATGCGTCGGCATCGGACTCATTCGGTCCAACCTACGACACGATCGCCGACTTCGCGGCGTCTTCCGCTACCGGTGCAGTGCCAAGCGAGGCGGACCGGATTGATTTGTCCGCCCTGCTTGGGGCGACAGACCTGGTCTGGGGCGGCAAGGACTCGCCCATCGCCAACGGGGTCTGGTTCCGGCAGTACGAGTCGGCCAACGAGACGTGGATTTCTGCGGACACCAACGGCTCCGCCTCCTTGGACCCCACGTCGGCCGAGTGGGTGGTGCGCCTGACTGGCTTGCATGATCTGAGCGCTGCAGACTTCATTGGCGTGGCGCAGACGGGCAATCCCCCCGAGGCAGCCGATGACCACAACACGGGCGACGCGGTGGTCGAGGCCGGTGTCGCAGGTGGCGATGCCACGGCGATTGGCAACGTACTGACCAACGATGGCGGAACGGCTGGGCTGGCCGGCGTCTCGATTTCAGGTGTGGCGCCTGGTGCGGCATACGGCCCAGGGGCGGTGTCGACAGGGGTGGCGGTGAGCGGCGGGTATGGCACGCTGGTCCTAGCCGCCGACGGCATCTATGAATACGTTCTGGACGACTCGCGTGCGGCCACCGAGGCTCTTGCCGCGAATCAGTTGGCGCAGGATGTCTTTGCGTACCAGTTGCGCAATGCCAGCGGGCAGACGGTTCAGGCCCGGTTGACGGTCACGATCAGTGGCAGCAACGATGCTCCGGTGCTCAGCCTGGAGAGCGGCAGTGGTGCGATGGCAGAGGGAACAGATGCCAGCGCCGGAGTCTTGGTGACTGGGCTTGCCGCCAGTGATGTGGATGCCGCCGCGGCGCCGGTGCTGTCGCTTGGCGGTGCCGATGCGGCTTTGTTTGAAATCCGCACGGCGCCGCAAGGGGGCCTTGGGCTGTACTTCATCGGTCAGCCAGATTTCGAGAGTGGCAAGGTCGCCTACTCAGTGGAAGTGCTTGCCGCAGATGGCGCCGATGGTGAGGTTCAGGTGCAGCGTAGCTTCACGTTGACGATTGGCAACGTGGACGAAGCCGCCCCGGTGATCACCTCGGGGCCGGTGGCTGCGGCGATCGAAGAGAACAGCGGTGCGGGGCAGGTGGTGTACACGGTGGTGGCCGACGACAGCGCGGACATCAGCGCAGGAGTGAGCTACAGCCTGGGTGGTGAAGACGCTGCCGCATTCACGATCGACGCGACTACGGGCGAAGTGAAGCTGACGGGCAACCCGGACGCGGAGACGCAGGCGAGCTACCAGTTCGAGGTGGTAGTTACGGACGTGGCTGGGCACGCCACGAGCCAGGCCGTGACGTTGGCGATCAATGACGTGGATGAGGGCGTGACACCGCCCACATTCAGCTCTGGCTCACAGGTCGAGGTCAATGAGAACCAGCCGATCGGGTCACTGGTCTACACGGCGGTGGCAACGGCGGTCAGCGGCGCGGTGACATACAGCCTGGGTGGTGCGGATGCTGCGGCATTCACGCTCGACGGTGTCAGTGGTGAGGTCCACCTGGCTGTCAGTCCGGATGCAGAGCTGAAGGCGGACTACCAGTTCGAGGTGACGGCCACGGATGCTGCCGGGCATGCGACGAGCCAGGCAGTGAGCCTGGCGGTGGGGGACCTGGACGAGGCTGCTCCGGTGATTACCTCGGGGCCGGTGGCTGCGGCGATCGAAGAGAACAGCGGTGCGGGGCAGGTGGTGTACACGGTGGTGGCCGACGACAGCGCGGACATCAGCGCAGGAGTGAGCTACAGCCTGGGTGGTGAAGACGCTGCCGCATTCACGATCGACGCGACTACGGGCGAAGTGAAGCTGACGGGCAACCCGGACGCGGAGACGCAGGCGAGCTACCAGTTCGAGGTGGTAGTCACGGACGTGGCTGGGCACGCCACGAGCCAGGCAGTGAGCCTGGCGGTGGCGGACCTGGACGAAGTCGCCCCGGTGATCACCTCTGGGACAGTGGCTGCGGCGATCGAAGAGAACAGCGGTGCGGGGCAGGTGGTGTACACGGTGGTGGCCGACGACAGCGCGGACATCAGCGCAGGAGTGAGCTACAGCCTGGGCGGCGTGGACGCAGCGGCATTCACGATCGATGCAAGCACGGGCGAAGTGAAGCTGACGGGCAACCCGGACGCGGAGACGCAGGCGAGCTACCAGTTCGAGGTGACAGCCACGGATGCTGCTGGGCATGCGACGAGCCAGGCAGTGAGCCTGGCGGTGGTGGACCTGGACGAAGCCGCCCCGGTGATCACCTCGGGGCCGGTGGCTGCGGCGATCGAAGAGAACAGCGGTGCAGGGCAGGTGGTGTACACGGTGGTGGCCGACGACAGCGCGGACATCAGCGCAGGAGTGAGCTACAGCCTGGGCGGCGTGGACGCAGCGGCATTCACGATCGATGCAAGCACGGGCGAAGTGAAGCTGACGGGCAACCCGGACGCGGAGACGCAGGTGAGCTACCAGTTCGAGGTGACGGCCACGGATGCTGCTGGGCATGCGACGAGCCAGGCAGTGAGCCTGGCGGTGGTGGACCTGGACGAAGCCGCCCCGGTGATCACCTCGGGGCCGGTGGCTGCGGCGATCGAAGAGAACAGCGGTGCGGGGCAGGTGGTGTACACGGTGGTGGCCGACGACAGCGCGGACATCAGCGCAGGAGTGAGCTACAGCCTGGGTGGTGAAGACGCTGCCGCATTCACGATCGACGCGACTACGGGCGAAGTGAAGCTGACGGGCAACCCGGACGCGGAGACGCAGGCGAGCTACCAGTTCGAGGTGGTAGTTACGGACGTGGCTGGGCACGCCACGAGCCAGGCCGTGACGTTGGCGATCAATGACGTGGATGAGGGCGTGACACCGCCCACATTCAGCTCTGGCTCACAGGTCGAGGTCAATGAGAACCAGCCGATCGGGTCACTGGTCTACACGGCGGTGGCAACGGCGGTCAGCGGCGCGGTGACATACAGCCTGGGTGGTGCGGATGCTGCGGCATTCACGCTCGACGGTGTCAGTGGTGAGGTCCACCTGGCTGTCAGTCCGGATGCAGAGCTGAAGGCGGACTACCAGTTCGAGGTGACGGCCACGGATGCTGCTGGGCATGCGACGAGCCAGGCAGTGAGCCTGGCGGTGGGGGACCTGGACGAGGCTGCTCCGGTGATTACCTCGGGGCCGGTGGCTGCGGCGATCGAAGAGAACAGCGGTGCGGGGCAGGTGGTGTACACGGTGGTGGCCGACGACAGCGCGGACATCAGCGCAGGAGTGAGCTACAGCCTGGGTGGTGAAGACGCTGCCGCATTCACGATCGACGCGACTACGGGCGAAGTGAGGCTGACGGGCAACCCGGACGCGGAGACGCAGGCGGGCTACCAGTTCGAGGTGACGGCCACGGATGCTGCTGGGCATGCGACGAGCCGGGCAGTGACTCTGAACGTCAAAGACTTGTCTGAGGCGCCTCGTATCCGGGCGGAGATTGCGTTCAGCTCGTCGGGTTTCAGCTTCACCGTTGCGGATGAGGATGTTGCGGGAGCGATCAGCCTGGTTTCACCTTGGTCCAGCCTGGGGCCGGTGAATGACGGCTCGACGACGACGGTGATCCTGGCAACACCGACGATTGCCAAGTCCGGCAACCTTCAGGTGACTGATGGGCATTACATCACGGCACTGGACGCTATCCTGTCCACGGGGACGGGCAATGCGGAGGTGCTGACGGTAACCGGCACCGGGACGAGTGCGGTCTATGGATTCAATGGGGCCGATACATTGATCGGTGGTGTCGGCGTCGACTTTCTCTACGGAGGTGGGTCGAACGATATCTTCAGAAACGCAGCGGGCACCGATGTCGCTGATGGTGGATCCGGGACCGATACTCTGCAAATCGGTACCACCTACGTTGCATCGACCGATGCATCGATAGTGGCGGTTGAAAATATTGTCGTGGCGGGCAACAGCGCAGCGGTGCTGGTGGACTTGAGTACCCAGGCAGAAGCCTTCGCGAGCATCACCACATCCACGTTTGGCGACACCATTATCGGCGGAGGGGGGGCTGACACCCTCCAGGGTGGAATAGGAGCGGACAGCCTGTCGGGCGGCCTGTCGGCAGATAAGATCAGTGGTGGTGGCGGAGCCGATACACTGGTGGGCGGCGCAGGCAATGACGTGCTGACGGGAGGTGGTGGGCTCGATACGTTCTACGTGGACGCGGGAACGGATTCGGTGGCCGACTTGAGTGAATCTGACGTTCTGGTCGTCAGTGCCGGTGCCAAGGCGACGGTGAAAGTCACTGCTTCTTACACAGCGACTTCCGAGACAACCAATTCCGGAACTGCCTCACTGACCAGTGCAGGGTATGCAGTTGATCTCTCGCAGGTTTCTTTTACAGCAGGAGGTTTCTCGGTAACGAACTCGAGTGCTGTGGGAACGACCCTGATCGGCAGCGCTGGCACTGACTCACTGGTTGGCGCCGGTGGAAACGACTCGCTGTGTGGCGGGGCAGGCAATGATCTGTTGAAGGGTGGAGCAGGGAATGACGTGTTCCACGTGGACGCAGGCACTGACTTTGTGACTGATCTGGGAGGCGCAGATGTTCTGGTGATCGGGAGCGGCGCTGCTGCCGTAGTGACTGTCAGCTCTGCCTATGTGGCCACGTCGGCAACGACGAATTTCGGTATTGCCACATTGACTAGTACAGGCCAAACGATCGACCTGTCTGCGGTGGGTGTGAGCGGCAACGGATTTACAATCACGAATGGAAGCAGGAATGCGACCACGTTTTCTGGTAGCGCAGGTAGTGATTCCTTAAATGGAGGTAGCGGTGCGGATACTATGAGCGGTGGTGATGGGGATGACGTACTCAATGGCTATGCTGGTGCCGATGTACTTATAGGCGGTCAGGGGTCTGATACGTTTGTATTTTCGACTAAATCAGTTCCTATTGGTGTTGATCGAATTGCGGATTTTACCGGCGGGGATGATTCAATTTTATTGAACGGGGTTACCTTGGCGAATGCTGGTCCAGGGGTGCTTGACAGCACGGTGAATGTGACGACTGCCGGCTTTTATGGGGAATCAATTTCCGGTGCGGATATCATTGTGCTGAATTTGGCACCTGATCTTGTCAACACCTCGGCCAAAGTTGATGGTGTGCTCAACTATCAGAATGGAACATTCGACGGTGGAGTGCTAATTCTCGCCTATGGTGGTGATGTCAATAATGTTGCGCTTTACTACGATCCGGATGCCAATGGCACTTGGATGGCACCGACTTTGGTCTATCTTTTTACCAACTATACTGACATAGATCAGATGGGCGCCCAAGTCGTCGCGAGTGACTACATATTAGGGTGA
- a CDS encoding acyltransferase family protein: MGSDSGKFAYIDQLRGGAVLMVMLVHTSQKIPGLSVFFEAIAKYGQMGVQLFFVASAYTLCLSASRRADEVAGIRSFYVRRYFRIAPLYYLGIFVYAGIHWMQSWSGHGWPGPYTISNIAANALFVHGIVPSANNSVVPGGWSIGAEMLFYLIFPALHRVCGYLFDFCGNLAILALAGIFLLANIIFQWSLLGTEFQIKNSNFMYFFLVNQMPVFIFGILTYFILERTATVVSARWCVLAFVILTLLVLYVWRFKAPVSFMVMPTLAGLSFCFLLAAMKTGLAHSKWLQRLGRVSYSVYVFHFIFAWHVAPFIVEPLVSVLNADVVLLFSVAVVVLATFYLASWTERAIEARWISFGNRVVRSLQARVSGRPQI; the protein is encoded by the coding sequence ATGGGATCAGATTCAGGGAAGTTTGCATACATTGACCAACTCAGAGGGGGGGCTGTGCTGATGGTGATGCTAGTCCATACCTCTCAGAAAATTCCTGGACTGAGTGTGTTCTTTGAAGCTATTGCAAAATATGGGCAGATGGGTGTTCAATTGTTCTTTGTGGCTTCTGCTTATACACTCTGTCTATCCGCGTCTAGGCGTGCTGATGAGGTTGCAGGCATTCGGTCTTTCTATGTGAGGAGATATTTTAGAATTGCTCCACTCTATTATCTTGGAATCTTTGTATATGCTGGCATTCACTGGATGCAGTCTTGGAGTGGGCACGGTTGGCCCGGTCCGTATACTATAAGTAACATTGCTGCGAATGCACTGTTTGTTCACGGGATTGTACCTTCGGCAAATAATTCAGTTGTCCCTGGAGGGTGGTCTATCGGTGCAGAGATGCTTTTTTATCTAATTTTTCCGGCACTGCATCGGGTGTGTGGTTATTTATTTGATTTTTGCGGGAATTTGGCGATCTTGGCATTAGCTGGTATATTTTTGTTGGCTAACATAATTTTTCAATGGAGTTTATTGGGTACAGAATTTCAGATTAAAAATAGTAACTTCATGTATTTTTTTCTGGTCAATCAAATGCCTGTATTCATTTTTGGTATTTTGACATATTTTATCTTGGAGCGCACGGCTACTGTGGTTTCGGCGCGTTGGTGTGTATTGGCTTTTGTCATTTTGACGCTACTGGTTTTGTATGTGTGGCGATTCAAAGCTCCTGTGTCATTCATGGTTATGCCCACATTGGCTGGGTTGTCGTTCTGCTTTCTGCTTGCTGCGATGAAAACTGGCTTGGCGCATTCGAAGTGGTTGCAACGGCTTGGCAGAGTATCTTATTCTGTATATGTGTTTCACTTCATATTTGCATGGCACGTGGCTCCTTTTATTGTGGAGCCGCTAGTTTCGGTGCTGAATGCAGATGTTGTTCTGTTATTTTCTGTTGCCGTTGTTGTTTTGGCAACTTTTTATCTGGCTTCTTGGACCGAACGGGCAATAGAGGCTCGCTGGATCTCTTTTGGGAACAGAGTGGTAAGGTCTCTCCAAGCGCGGGTCAGTGGGCGGCCTCAAATTTGA
- a CDS encoding IS630 family transposase, translating into MEHTDARSISPEAQREKRTIALNMREQGYSFTAIGEAIGVHSRTVQKWLARVAAEGIDAAIAGKPRGYAPGQFRQITPEQESKIRSYITDRMPDQLKMPYALWTRKAVRDLIKDETGVDMPIRTVGLYLSRWGYTPQRPVKRAYEQRPAEVRQWLDTTYPEIERRAKAEDAEIFWGDETGVNSRSQHGSSYAPRGKTPTVALTAKRFGVNMISALSNRGTLHFMLYHETFDAARCIDFLDRLIQSTKKGKVFLILDNLKVHHAEIVKEWVADNQDKIELFFLPSYSPELNPDEYLNGDLKNRIAEIPQARTKEALTSNVKSIMTKLMESPSHIRSYFRHPKIFYAA; encoded by the coding sequence ATGGAACACACCGACGCACGCAGCATCTCTCCTGAAGCCCAACGCGAGAAACGCACTATTGCGTTGAACATGCGCGAGCAAGGGTATTCGTTCACGGCGATCGGCGAAGCCATTGGTGTGCACAGTCGTACGGTGCAGAAATGGCTGGCAAGGGTTGCCGCGGAGGGCATTGATGCTGCGATTGCTGGTAAACCCCGTGGGTATGCGCCAGGGCAGTTCCGACAGATCACGCCCGAGCAAGAATCGAAGATCCGCTCGTACATCACCGACCGGATGCCCGACCAGTTGAAGATGCCGTATGCGTTGTGGACGCGCAAAGCTGTGCGCGATTTGATCAAGGACGAGACGGGCGTGGACATGCCGATTCGCACGGTCGGTTTGTACCTGAGTCGCTGGGGCTATACGCCGCAGCGTCCGGTCAAGCGAGCGTATGAGCAGCGCCCGGCTGAAGTGCGCCAGTGGTTGGACACGACGTACCCGGAGATCGAGCGGCGCGCCAAGGCCGAAGATGCCGAGATCTTCTGGGGCGATGAGACGGGTGTGAACTCGCGCAGCCAGCACGGCAGCAGCTACGCGCCCAGGGGCAAGACACCGACTGTGGCGCTGACGGCCAAGCGATTCGGCGTCAACATGATTTCCGCCTTGTCCAATCGTGGCACCCTGCATTTCATGCTCTACCACGAGACGTTCGACGCAGCGCGCTGCATCGACTTTCTCGATCGCCTCATTCAGTCTACGAAGAAGGGCAAGGTATTTCTGATCCTGGACAACCTGAAGGTCCATCATGCCGAGATCGTCAAGGAATGGGTTGCCGACAACCAGGACAAGATAGAACTGTTCTTCTTGCCGTCGTATTCCCCTGAACTCAATCCGGACGAGTATCTCAATGGTGATCTGAAGAATCGGATTGCCGAGATACCGCAGGCGCGAACAAAGGAGGCGTTGACCTCAAACGTCAAGAGCATCATGACCAAACTGATGGAAAGTCCAAGTCATATTCGATCGTACTTCAGACACCCAAAGATTTTCTATGCCGCATGA
- a CDS encoding IS3 family transposase (programmed frameshift), protein MKKIPKQEYTAEFKEQAVKHAQAVGIVVAAKELGLVEQTLRNWVKASVAGKLTAPGSRPVTPEQMELSRLRAENARLKMHVDIPKKSDGVLCEGCAVKYAWIDAQRRDYPLPDMCEVLAVSVSGYRAWRRGGKPDRTRLTDPQAVALIKSIHAEVKAAYGSRRMHRELQERGHRIGLRRVERLMREHGIRARHKRRYKATTDSKHSLPIAENLLARNFTPEAPNRVWTGDITYIQTGEGWLYLAIVLDLFNREIIGWSIKPRMTADIVTDALTMAWFRRKPGDGVIFHSDRGSQYASHAMKTQLTEYSMTASMSRKGNCWDNAPTESFFNSLKNERVHGTTYATRADAQADLFEYIEVFYNRSRRHSTLGYNSPVRFLENWISKHAAQHSMAA, encoded by the exons GTGAAGAAGATCCCGAAGCAGGAATACACGGCCGAGTTCAAGGAGCAGGCCGTCAAGCACGCGCAGGCGGTGGGCATCGTGGTGGCCGCCAAGGAACTGGGGCTGGTCGAGCAGACGCTGCGCAACTGGGTGAAGGCGTCGGTAGCTGGCAAGCTGACGGCGCCCGGTTCGAGGCCGGTGACGCCCGAGCAGATGGAGCTGTCCAGGCTGCGCGCCGAGAACGCGCGGCTGAAGATGCACGTCGACATCC CTAAAAAAAGCGACGGCGTACTTTGCGAAGGATGCGCTGTGAAGTACGCCTGGATCGACGCGCAGCGCCGCGATTACCCTCTGCCCGACATGTGCGAGGTGCTGGCTGTCAGCGTCAGCGGCTACCGCGCCTGGCGTCGTGGCGGCAAGCCCGACCGCACGCGCTTGACGGACCCGCAGGCCGTGGCCCTGATCAAGAGCATCCACGCCGAAGTGAAGGCCGCCTATGGCTCGCGGCGCATGCACCGCGAGCTGCAGGAACGCGGTCATCGGATCGGCCTGCGTCGTGTGGAGCGGCTGATGCGAGAGCACGGCATCCGGGCACGGCACAAGCGGCGCTACAAGGCGACGACGGACTCCAAGCATTCGCTGCCGATCGCCGAGAACCTGCTGGCGCGCAACTTCACGCCCGAGGCGCCGAACCGGGTTTGGACGGGCGATATCACGTACATCCAGACAGGCGAGGGCTGGCTGTACCTGGCCATCGTGCTGGACCTTTTCAACCGAGAAATCATCGGCTGGTCGATCAAGCCGCGCATGACCGCCGACATCGTCACCGACGCGCTGACGATGGCCTGGTTCCGGCGCAAGCCAGGCGACGGGGTGATCTTCCACAGCGACCGCGGCAGTCAGTACGCCAGCCATGCGATGAAGACCCAGCTCACCGAGTACAGCATGACCGCCTCGATGAGCCGCAAAGGGAACTGCTGGGACAACGCTCCGACCGAGAGCTTCTTCAACAGCTTGAAGAACGAGCGGGTGCACGGCACGACCTACGCAACGAGAGCCGACGCGCAGGCCGACCTGTTCGAGTACATCGAGGTGTTCTACAACCGGAGTCGCCGCCACTCCACGCTGGGCTACAACTCGCCGGTTCGGTTCCTCGAGAACTGGATCAGCAAGCATGCTGCTCAGCACTCCATGGCAGCATAG